In Trifolium pratense cultivar HEN17-A07 linkage group LG7, ARS_RC_1.1, whole genome shotgun sequence, a genomic segment contains:
- the LOC123896630 gene encoding uncharacterized protein LOC123896630, producing MDTSLSFSRLLSSSTTTSLLSPKTKTLSSNFTLPLKLNRFNPKPLRFSTSSKISATISVGDKLPESTFSYLDPASEVQTITVSDLTKGKKAVLFAVPGAFTPTCSQKHCQLIMCDCSSLIGCFRFVFQKLCARKLILIMGILCGFVSSNWAESVIQFDFEMATQFDMLCDVLPGHNSWKFKVRVLRMWAISSFMKPNELNSMEMVLIDEKGGKIHALIRKELDLWKLKIPSKIYNHTISAETTKVSANSSDEKAITIELHVQGFYKLFVQPLAGLQPIPTESDFIVSPIYKYSFKIPLFYLSILSFILSRRLANLPISKDLANYIEPYIVENCISMGQQFGEKEFKIVFYIEVVEIDLADCEDCDDYRRRGIV from the exons ATGGAtacatctctctctttctctagaCTCCTCTCTTCTTCCACCACCACATCACTCTTATctcccaaaaccaaaaccctctcttccaattttaccctcccCCTCAAACTCAACCGTTTCAACCCAAAACCTCTCCGATTTTCCACTTCATCCAAAATCTCCGCCACCATCTCCGTCGGCGACAAACTTCCCGAATCCACCTTCTCATACCTCGACCCCGCCAGCGAAGTCCAAACCATAACAGTTTCCGACCTAACAAAAGGCAAAAAAGCCGTTCTCTTCGCCGTTCCAGGAGCTTTCACACCAACATGCTCACAGAAACACTGCCAGCTTATCATGTGCGATTGTTCCAGCTTAATAGGGTGTTTTAGATTCGTTTTTCAAAAGCTTTGCGCGCGTAAATTGATTCTGATTATGGGAATACTATGCGGCTTTGTTTCTAGCAATTGG GCTGAATCAGTCATCCAATTCGATTTCGAAATGGCAACCCAATTTGACATGTTGTGCGATGTTCTTCCTGGGCATAATTCATGGAAGTTCAAAGTTCGTGTCCTCCGTATGTGggcaatttcttcttttatgaAGCCTAATGAGTTGAACTCTATGGAAATGGTGCTGATAGATGAGAAG GGAGGTAAGATTCATGCCTTGATAAGGAAAGAATTGGATCTATGGAAACTTAAAATTCCTAGCAAAATCTATAACCACACAATTAGTGCAGAAACTACTAAAGTGTCTGCAAATAGTTCCGATGAAAAAGCAATAACAATAGAACTTCATGTACAAGGATTCTATAAGCTTTTTGTTCAGCCTTTGGCTGGACTTCAACCTATACCAACCGAAAGTGATTTTATTGTATCTCCTATCTATAAATACAGTTTCAAGATTCCTCTTTTCTATCTCTctattttatctttcattttatcTCGAAGGTTGGCCAATTTACCCATTAGCAAGGATTTAGCTAATTATATTGAACCCTATATTGTTGAAAATTGCATTTCAATGGGACAACAATTTGGAGAGAAAGAATTTaagattgttttttatattgagGTCGTTGAAATAGATCTGGCAGATTGTGAAGATTGCGATGATTATCGTAGACGCGGTATCGTTTGA